Proteins encoded in a region of the Streptomyces sp. NBC_01298 genome:
- a CDS encoding sensor histidine kinase, translating to MTVSLDDVTAFAAARDQPSPRPAVKLPISLQVNALRALCRQVFAFRLVMIALATPVVLSRTPPGAPTHLAGGAVLLTFLLSYVLLRDWERFGPLLLRHRWPLAVDWAFFGGLLFLTATPGSPLLLASVCTPLLAGIVYGRPGAAVYAVVQAAVVAVVAEALTLAVLCVLAGAAGAALRGLLLRFGTAGQALLETRARLAVAEAVQAERDHLARELHDSVAKTLHGLALAADSLTRTTDPTALRRQAALVSGAARRAVAESRDVLTDLRRDPDAPGVSLASELRARIGPDTAELRVTGTLPVVPAPVARHLLAVAGEAVENARRHAGATRITVEAAVDAAAGLVLVIEDDGRGLPDGVDLAALPGAGRFGLLGMAERAAAIGARLHIGARPGGRPGTQIRLTLPLSALTAGRDA from the coding sequence ATGACCGTCTCGCTGGACGACGTCACGGCTTTCGCCGCCGCACGGGACCAGCCGTCCCCGCGCCCCGCGGTGAAGCTGCCGATCTCCCTCCAGGTCAACGCCCTGCGGGCGCTGTGCCGCCAGGTCTTCGCCTTCCGCCTGGTGATGATCGCCCTCGCCACGCCGGTGGTGCTCAGCCGCACCCCACCCGGCGCACCGACGCACCTGGCGGGCGGCGCCGTCCTGCTCACCTTCCTCCTCTCCTACGTCCTGCTCCGCGACTGGGAGCGCTTCGGACCGCTGCTCCTGCGTCACCGCTGGCCGCTCGCGGTCGACTGGGCGTTCTTCGGCGGACTCCTGTTCCTGACGGCCACCCCCGGCTCCCCGCTCCTCCTCGCCTCGGTGTGCACTCCGCTGCTCGCCGGGATCGTCTACGGCCGGCCCGGCGCGGCGGTCTACGCGGTGGTCCAGGCGGCCGTGGTGGCGGTGGTCGCCGAGGCCCTGACGCTGGCGGTGCTCTGCGTCCTGGCGGGCGCGGCCGGTGCCGCCCTGCGCGGCCTGCTCCTCCGCTTCGGAACGGCCGGCCAGGCCCTGCTGGAGACCCGAGCCCGCCTGGCGGTGGCGGAGGCGGTCCAAGCCGAACGGGACCACCTGGCCCGCGAGCTCCACGACTCCGTCGCGAAGACCCTGCACGGCCTGGCCCTGGCCGCCGACTCCCTGACCCGCACGACGGATCCGACGGCCCTGCGCCGCCAGGCCGCCCTGGTGTCGGGCGCGGCCCGCCGCGCGGTGGCGGAGTCCCGGGACGTACTGACCGACCTGCGGCGGGACCCGGACGCGCCGGGGGTGTCCCTGGCCTCGGAACTCCGGGCCCGGATCGGCCCTGACACGGCTGAGCTGCGCGTGACCGGCACCCTCCCGGTGGTGCCCGCCCCGGTGGCCCGCCACCTGCTGGCGGTGGCGGGGGAGGCGGTGGAGAACGCCCGACGGCACGCGGGGGCGACCCGGATCACGGTGGAGGCCGCCGTGGACGCCGCCGCGGGCCTGGTGCTGGTGATCGAGGACGACGGCCGGGGCCTCCCCGACGGCGTCGACCTCGCAGCACTGCCCGGCGCGGGCCGCTTCGGCCTGCTGGGCATGGCGGAGCGAGCGGCGGCGATCGGAGCCCGGCTCCACATCGGAGCCCGCCCCGGCGGGCGTCCGGGGACCCAGATCAGGCTGACCCTGCCCCTGTCTGCCCTCACGGCGGGGAGGGACGCGTGA
- a CDS encoding DUF5936 domain-containing protein, whose translation MALLLALAFALSVFGIFHGIRLYRSETKLPSDLMLALEVGATRTTAVGSLIDRAGIRYAPLILRLMGPDRVDRKRRQIDTAGNPSGLTIDRYAARRAVYAFLGGVGAFAMLINGQLILALLMVAFGLFWIEAGLWSAIRIRRDHIERTLPDFLDVLAVVVSAGIGFRPALERVADKYEGPWSDEIRITLQQMTMGVSRRQAFDELRRRNDSEQVAQFVTALQQGEELGSPIVDTLIAIAEDMRRTDAQNARRRAAKAIPRATFAVTTFMLPGTMILLIGGFIYGADVDFGALFGGG comes from the coding sequence ATCGCGCTGCTCCTGGCCCTGGCCTTCGCCCTGTCGGTCTTCGGCATCTTCCACGGCATCCGGCTCTACCGCTCCGAAACCAAGCTTCCCAGCGACCTGATGCTGGCCCTGGAGGTCGGCGCCACCCGTACGACGGCCGTCGGCTCGCTCATCGACCGCGCCGGAATCCGGTACGCGCCGCTGATACTGCGCCTGATGGGCCCGGACCGGGTGGACCGCAAGCGCCGCCAGATCGACACGGCGGGCAACCCCTCCGGCCTCACCATCGACCGCTACGCCGCACGCCGCGCGGTCTACGCCTTCCTCGGCGGCGTCGGCGCCTTCGCCATGCTGATCAACGGGCAGCTGATCCTCGCCCTCCTCATGGTCGCCTTCGGCCTGTTCTGGATCGAGGCGGGCCTCTGGTCGGCGATCCGGATCCGCCGCGACCACATCGAGCGGACCCTGCCCGACTTCCTGGACGTCCTGGCGGTGGTCGTCAGCGCCGGGATCGGCTTCCGGCCGGCGCTGGAACGGGTCGCGGACAAGTACGAGGGCCCCTGGTCCGACGAGATCCGGATCACCCTGCAACAGATGACCATGGGCGTCAGCCGCCGCCAGGCCTTCGACGAGCTGCGCAGGCGCAACGACTCCGAGCAGGTGGCGCAGTTCGTCACCGCCCTCCAGCAGGGCGAGGAACTGGGCTCCCCGATCGTCGACACCCTGATCGCCATCGCCGAGGACATGCGCCGCACGGACGCCCAGAACGCCCGCCGCCGGGCCGCCAAGGCCATCCCGCGGGCGACCTTCGCGGTCACCACCTTCATGCTGCCCGGCACGATGATCCTGCTGATCGGCGGGTTCATCTACGGAGCCGACGTCGACTTCGGCGCCCTGTTCGGGGGCGGCTGA
- a CDS encoding type II secretion system F family protein — protein MNPLISLTLGATLLTCVLAVLGIHAYATGRAQRAALIERLSASGLPEPLGRRRRFRGLDRRLRRTRLGLGIESKLAVTGLDLSVGEYFVYMLATVAGIWLVAGSFLAPFFGPVAGLIALWGANAFLNWQRTRRTERFINQLPDLARILANATQAGLALRTAIGMAAEELEAPAGEELARVADRLAVGHSMEEALSEIEQRLPSRELVVLVATLVLSARAGGAIVGSLRNLTVTLEQRKETRREVRTQLSQVTATAYLVPVMGVGSLLLVDAMMPGALDRMTGSVIGQTAVLVALGLFALGFLFIRRLTKIAV, from the coding sequence GTGAACCCACTGATCTCCCTCACCCTCGGCGCCACGCTGCTGACCTGCGTGCTGGCGGTCCTCGGCATCCACGCCTACGCCACCGGCCGCGCCCAGCGCGCCGCGCTCATCGAGCGGCTCTCGGCGAGCGGCCTGCCCGAACCCCTCGGCCGCAGGCGCCGCTTCCGCGGCCTGGACCGGCGCCTGCGCAGGACCAGGCTGGGCCTCGGCATCGAGAGCAAGCTCGCGGTGACCGGCCTGGACCTCAGCGTCGGCGAGTACTTCGTCTACATGCTGGCCACGGTCGCCGGGATCTGGCTGGTGGCGGGTTCCTTCCTGGCACCGTTCTTCGGGCCGGTGGCCGGCCTGATCGCCCTGTGGGGGGCCAACGCCTTCCTCAACTGGCAGCGGACGCGCCGCACCGAGCGGTTCATCAACCAGCTCCCCGACCTGGCCCGGATCCTCGCCAACGCCACCCAGGCCGGCCTGGCCCTGCGCACCGCCATCGGCATGGCCGCCGAGGAACTGGAGGCACCGGCCGGCGAGGAGCTGGCCCGGGTGGCCGACCGGCTCGCCGTGGGCCACTCCATGGAGGAGGCCCTGAGCGAGATCGAGCAGCGGCTGCCCTCCCGGGAACTGGTCGTCCTCGTCGCCACCCTCGTCCTGTCCGCCCGCGCGGGCGGCGCGATCGTGGGCAGCCTGCGCAACCTCACGGTGACGCTGGAACAGCGCAAGGAAACCCGCCGTGAAGTCCGTACCCAACTCTCCCAGGTGACGGCCACGGCCTACCTGGTACCGGTCATGGGCGTCGGCTCGCTGCTCCTGGTGGACGCGATGATGCCGGGCGCCCTGGACCGCATGACGGGGTCCGTCATCGGCCAGACCGCAGTCCTGGTCGCCCTGGGGCTCTTCGCGCTCGGCTTCCTCTTCATCCGCCGCCTGACCAAGATCGCCGTCTGA
- a CDS encoding CpaF family protein, with the protein MSLRSRVNTPDERHNPREDGRLVSSYRAKLLEEIDLAEMSALAPAERRARLERVLGHIISREGPVLSTVERAQLIRRVVDEALGLGVLEPLLEDPTISEIMVNGPDQIFVERSGRVEQLPLRFASHEQLMQTIERIVSTVNRRVDEANPMVDARLPSGERVNVIIPPLSLTGATLTIRRFPRAFTLHEMIGLGSLDEQMLLLLSGLVTAKLNVIVSGATGTGKTTLLNALSGLIPEGERIITIEDSAELQLQQAHVIRLESRPANVEGKGQITIRDLVRNSLRMRPDRIIVGEVRGGETLDMLQAMSTGHDGSLATVHANSAIDALMRLQTLASMSEVEVPFEALQDQINSAVNIIVQLTRFGDGARRITEISLLDSHGREPFRITTVCRFAAQPMGPDGRVHGRFEYYPLPRWLADRLYMNNQPIPQAFGVAPADAPFTDPLTGPLPLPDPRTGRITRNAL; encoded by the coding sequence ATGAGCCTGCGTTCCAGGGTCAACACCCCCGACGAGCGGCACAATCCGCGCGAGGACGGCCGCCTGGTCTCCTCGTACCGCGCCAAGCTGCTCGAGGAGATCGACCTCGCCGAGATGTCCGCGCTCGCGCCCGCCGAGCGCCGCGCGCGCCTGGAGCGCGTACTCGGCCACATCATCAGCCGCGAGGGGCCGGTCCTCTCCACCGTCGAGCGTGCCCAGCTCATCCGCCGCGTCGTGGACGAGGCCCTCGGCCTCGGCGTGCTCGAACCGCTCCTCGAAGACCCCACCATCTCCGAGATCATGGTCAACGGCCCCGACCAGATCTTCGTGGAGCGCTCCGGCCGCGTGGAGCAGCTCCCGCTCCGCTTCGCCTCGCACGAGCAGCTGATGCAGACCATCGAGCGCATCGTCTCCACGGTCAACCGCCGTGTGGACGAGGCCAATCCGATGGTCGACGCCCGCCTGCCCAGCGGCGAGCGCGTCAACGTGATCATCCCGCCGCTCTCCCTGACCGGCGCCACCCTCACGATCCGCCGCTTCCCCCGCGCCTTCACCCTGCACGAGATGATCGGCCTGGGCTCCCTCGACGAGCAGATGCTCCTGCTCCTGTCGGGCCTGGTGACGGCCAAACTGAACGTGATCGTCTCCGGCGCCACCGGCACCGGGAAGACCACCCTCCTCAACGCCCTCTCCGGACTCATCCCCGAGGGCGAGCGCATCATCACCATTGAGGACTCCGCCGAGCTCCAGCTCCAGCAGGCGCACGTCATCCGGCTCGAATCCCGCCCCGCCAACGTGGAGGGCAAGGGCCAGATCACCATCCGCGACCTGGTCCGCAACTCCCTGCGCATGCGCCCCGACCGCATCATCGTCGGCGAGGTCCGCGGCGGCGAGACGCTCGACATGCTCCAGGCGATGTCCACCGGCCACGACGGGTCGCTCGCCACGGTCCACGCGAACAGCGCCATCGACGCCCTGATGCGCCTGCAGACCCTCGCCTCGATGTCGGAGGTGGAGGTCCCCTTCGAGGCGCTCCAGGACCAGATCAACAGCGCCGTGAACATCATCGTCCAGCTCACCCGCTTCGGCGACGGCGCCCGCCGCATCACCGAGATCTCCCTCCTCGACTCGCACGGCCGCGAGCCCTTCCGCATCACGACGGTCTGCCGCTTCGCCGCCCAGCCCATGGGACCGGACGGCCGCGTCCACGGCCGCTTCGAGTACTACCCGCTGCCGCGCTGGCTCGCGGACCGCCTCTACATGAACAACCAGCCGATCCCGCAGGCCTTCGGGGTCGCACCGGCGGACGCCCCCTTCACCGACCCGCTCACTGGCCCCCTCCCCCTCCCCGACCCCCGCACCGGCCGCATCACCCGGAATGCCCTGTGA
- a CDS encoding TadE/TadG family type IV pilus assembly protein translates to MNRIRSGIRAIRGIRRGQRDAAHRDRGEIALEYLGFLPILLLVGLAGMQLGWAAYVTQQAQTAARTAARVEARDPGAGADAGRQAIRPSLAGGAEISVASTRDAVRVTVTLQIESIVPGVADRPVIRSAVMPNDDPEVNGP, encoded by the coding sequence ATGAACCGGATCAGGAGCGGGATCCGTGCCATCCGCGGCATCCGCCGCGGCCAGCGCGACGCGGCCCACCGCGACAGGGGCGAAATCGCCCTGGAGTACCTCGGGTTCCTCCCCATCCTGCTGCTGGTGGGTCTCGCCGGCATGCAGCTCGGCTGGGCCGCCTACGTGACCCAGCAGGCCCAGACCGCCGCTCGTACGGCGGCGCGCGTGGAGGCGCGCGATCCGGGTGCGGGGGCCGACGCCGGCAGGCAGGCGATCAGGCCGAGTCTCGCGGGAGGTGCGGAGATCAGTGTGGCCAGCACCCGGGACGCGGTCCGGGTGACGGTGACCCTCCAGATCGAATCCATCGTGCCCGGAGTTGCCGACCGTCCGGTCATCCGGAGTGCCGTCATGCCCAACGACGACCCCGAGGTGAACGGACCATGA
- a CDS encoding TadE/TadG family type IV pilus assembly protein, with amino-acid sequence MIEFVGMMPYILLAVVAVWECVLIGYAFSLAGNAADEAARAGAVHGAGACQEAAGEHIGSAWNMSATCGKSGNVYKAEVRLNLPILFPGFNIGVPITGTGGSPAEEEE; translated from the coding sequence GTGATCGAGTTCGTCGGCATGATGCCCTACATCCTGCTGGCCGTGGTGGCGGTGTGGGAGTGCGTGCTGATCGGCTACGCCTTCTCCCTGGCCGGAAACGCCGCCGACGAGGCGGCGCGGGCCGGTGCGGTGCACGGAGCGGGTGCGTGCCAGGAGGCCGCGGGCGAGCACATCGGCAGCGCCTGGAACATGAGCGCGACCTGCGGGAAATCGGGGAACGTCTACAAGGCCGAGGTCCGTCTCAACCTCCCGATCCTGTTCCCCGGGTTCAACATCGGCGTCCCCATCACCGGCACGGGCGGCTCCCCGGCCGAGGAGGAGGAGTGA
- a CDS encoding AAA family ATPase translates to MTTRILPAVGDPESARVIATLLSQLPGAEPAAPVPDSTFLLDTLARLAAESIDELPEVVLVHERIGPLPVLDLVREVALRFPAVGVVLVTSDASPALFSAAMDSGARGLIGLPLAYEELAARVQAAAQWSVGVRRHLGRGPELPSGPGGRVVTVTGAKGGVGATFAAVQFALAAVAAGRRTALVDLDLQAGDVGSYLDVQFRRSIADLAGIQDISPRVLSDAVYDDRTGLALLLAPADGERGEEVDDRAARHVIAALRTRYELVVIDCGTQMTGANAAAVELADVAVLVTTPDVVAVRAAKRMVRMWERLQVRKAEETTMVVNRWSKQTEIQPALIEKITKTRSVRTPVPAAFKELQAVVDAGRVQDLDNRSTVKQALWTVAGELGLLTAPETQEAPTTKAAPAAAEPGAALAVRGSGPVARLRGRGDRGAIGPWSRRGREG, encoded by the coding sequence ATGACCACTCGCATCCTCCCCGCGGTCGGCGACCCGGAGTCCGCCCGCGTCATCGCCACCCTCCTCAGCCAGCTCCCGGGCGCCGAGCCGGCCGCCCCCGTCCCCGACTCCACCTTCCTCCTCGACACGCTCGCCCGGCTCGCCGCCGAGTCGATCGACGAACTGCCCGAGGTGGTCCTCGTACACGAGCGGATCGGTCCGCTCCCCGTCCTGGACCTCGTCCGCGAGGTCGCCCTGCGCTTCCCCGCCGTCGGCGTCGTCCTCGTCACCTCCGACGCGAGCCCCGCGCTCTTCTCCGCCGCCATGGACTCCGGCGCCCGCGGCCTGATCGGCCTGCCCCTCGCCTACGAGGAGCTCGCCGCCCGCGTCCAGGCCGCCGCCCAGTGGTCCGTGGGCGTACGCCGCCACCTGGGCCGGGGCCCGGAACTGCCCAGCGGCCCGGGCGGCAGGGTGGTCACGGTCACCGGGGCCAAGGGCGGGGTCGGAGCCACCTTCGCGGCCGTGCAGTTCGCGCTCGCCGCGGTGGCCGCGGGCCGGCGCACGGCCCTGGTCGACCTGGACCTCCAGGCCGGCGACGTCGGCTCCTACCTCGACGTGCAGTTCCGCCGCTCCATCGCCGACCTCGCCGGCATCCAGGACATCTCCCCGCGGGTCCTGTCGGACGCCGTCTACGACGACCGCACCGGCCTCGCGCTCCTCCTGGCCCCGGCCGACGGGGAACGCGGCGAGGAGGTCGACGACCGGGCCGCCCGGCACGTGATCGCCGCCCTGCGCACCCGCTACGAGCTCGTCGTCATCGACTGCGGCACCCAGATGACCGGCGCCAACGCGGCCGCGGTGGAACTCGCGGACGTGGCCGTCCTGGTCACGACCCCGGACGTGGTCGCGGTACGGGCGGCCAAGCGCATGGTCCGCATGTGGGAACGGCTCCAGGTGAGGAAGGCCGAGGAGACCACGATGGTCGTCAACCGCTGGTCCAAGCAGACCGAGATCCAGCCCGCGCTGATCGAGAAGATCACCAAGACCCGGTCGGTACGCACCCCCGTACCGGCGGCCTTCAAGGAACTCCAGGCCGTCGTCGACGCGGGCCGCGTCCAGGACCTCGACAACCGCTCGACGGTCAAGCAGGCCCTGTGGACGGTGGCGGGCGAACTGGGCCTGCTGACCGCCCCGGAGACCCAGGAAGCCCCGACCACCAAGGCCGCCCCGGCAGCCGCAGAGCCCGGCGCGGCCCTGGCCGTACGCGGCTCCGGGCCGGTGGCCCGGCTGCGCGGCCGGGGCGACCGGGGCGCCATCGGACCGTGGTCGCGGCGCGGGCGGGAGGGCTGA
- the cpaB gene encoding Flp pilus assembly protein CpaB encodes MNSRQRRGVILLILSVLCALAAFGGVLVVMGDVNSKVGNEVTAYRVKGDIAPYTPLAAGQFEEVTVPKRWLSGTAVTDLAVLRDKLALTSLKKGSLLQSDMFVDKPKLQAGEQEIAIMIDASTGVAGKITPGAKVNIIGTYKAKKPTDPDLSVLMVANARVINVGKLTPLDTKDADKKSPTDAVPITFALSTKDTQRVAYAESFAVHVRLALVAPGTNSAPNPGDHFYTLEGDK; translated from the coding sequence ATGAACTCACGCCAGCGCCGCGGCGTCATCCTGCTGATCCTGTCGGTCCTGTGCGCCCTCGCCGCCTTCGGCGGAGTTCTCGTGGTGATGGGCGACGTCAACTCCAAGGTCGGCAACGAGGTCACCGCCTACCGGGTGAAGGGCGACATAGCCCCGTACACCCCGCTGGCGGCAGGCCAGTTCGAGGAGGTCACGGTCCCGAAGCGGTGGCTGTCCGGGACCGCCGTCACCGACCTGGCCGTCCTCAGGGACAAGCTGGCGCTCACGTCCCTGAAGAAGGGCTCGCTCCTCCAGAGCGACATGTTCGTCGACAAGCCGAAGCTCCAGGCCGGGGAGCAGGAGATCGCCATCATGATCGACGCCTCCACGGGGGTCGCGGGCAAGATCACCCCCGGCGCCAAGGTCAACATCATCGGCACCTACAAGGCCAAGAAGCCCACCGACCCGGACCTGTCCGTCCTCATGGTGGCCAACGCCCGCGTCATCAACGTCGGCAAGCTCACCCCGCTCGACACCAAGGACGCGGACAAGAAGAGCCCCACCGACGCCGTCCCGATCACCTTCGCCCTGTCCACCAAGGACACCCAGCGCGTCGCCTACGCGGAGTCCTTCGCGGTGCACGTACGCCTGGCCCTGGTGGCCCCCGGCACCAACTCGGCGCCCAACCCGGGCGACCACTTCTACACCCTCGAAGGGGACAAGTGA